The Blautia pseudococcoides genome segment GCAGCAACAGTGACTTGGTCCTGGAAAACACCATCACCCACAACCTGGAATGGACCATAGAACGCTTTGCCGAAAGTGAAAAAGGCCGTCTGACTTTCCCAACCAAATTTGCCAGTGTGGCTCCCCTGCTTACCCTGCACCACGGCGGAAAGGTCATTTTCCGCATGAGCGTAAACCCCGATAAAATCATCCGACAGATTGAACTGGGCACTTCACCTCTGAACAAACGGATGGAAGCTCTCAACCAAATGTGTGAGGCAGGATATCCCTGCGGAATCCTCATTGCACCTGTCATATTTCTTCCCGGATGGCAGGATATGTACAGTCAATTGATCACGGTTCTTTCTGAAAAACTTTCCGAAAAAGTGAAGAAAACCGCATTTATAGAAATTATTTTTATGAGCTATAGCTTTGTCCACCGAAAAATCAATGAGGAGGCCTTCCCGGATGCTCCAGACCTTTATGACAAAGAAAAAATGCAGGTCAGGGGCCGGGGTAAATACGGTTATGATCAGCCTTCCAGGCAGGAAGGGGAACTGTTTTTCCGGACTGAGCTTACCAGAAAACTTCCGCATATGGAAATTTTGTATTTTAGCTGAATCTATCAGATGATTGCCGGAAACAAACGAAAACACAGGTGCCAACCTACATCAAAACGCCGCCATTGGAGACAATGGACGGCGTTTTTCTTGCCTGCTGCTCGACGGAAAAGAAAAATTCTCTGCTCACTGATTGCTGTTTTTATTCTGGTGTTGCAGGTTTGCGGCTGTTAGCCCCTGCGATCATACGAACAAGCCATAAAATCAAAGCTCCCTGCATAGACCGCATGGAAATGGTGGAGATCGGCGGCATATTCATGCGCAAACAAGCGAACAAGTGGTGATACATTGAAAAGCTCTAAACCTTTGTCACTTCGCATTATGCCAGTGTCAAATACCTTTATATATTTTAATCACATGTATTCTCTAAAATCCTAAGATAATGGTTTGCTTCCCGCAGCACATGGTCTGCAAGCAGAGGCAGGATAATAGATGAGATCTCACAGTCGTTAATTCCTTTTGTGCCTGCCATCTTGAAATCTCTATATTTTTCTGTTTCCTGTAATGTTTTTTTCGTCAGATCACCCATGGTCCTGTTATTTTTATTCCTGGCTTCGCACAAAAGTTTTTTATAGTCTCCTGCAAACTCATCAGCAGTGGCGATCAGCTCTTCCTCCGACGGGTCCAGTAATCCACGGATAAATAAGGCATGTTCCATCATGATCTGATTCCAGAACATTTCGGTCTCACGCATGCTTTTTGCACTGATCGTACCGCGTCTTTCCAGTTCCGATAAAAAGGAACGATATAATTTTGCCTCCCTTATAATGTGTTTTATCAGCAGCGGATAATTGGCTGCAAACAATCTGCACCCTTCCATATCTGCCAGGATCCCTTCTTTAAACTCGATCAGTCCGTTTAGCAAATGCAGAACTTTCTGGTTGAGCATCCTTACCTCGTTCCTTGTCTGCCTGCTGCTGCATCCGCTTCCGGCGGTGAGCTTTTCTTCCCTGACCGTAATACATGTATCAATGGGTATTCCTGTAAGCTGTGATGTCTTTTTCTCTGACTGCCTTGTAAAATCTGTCACCACTTCCTGTGATTTCAGCACTCCGCATCCCACCAGGCCGTCGCTTAACTGCACAACTTCCCCTAAAATCTTCTCAAATTGTTCTCTGAACCATCCGGCTTTTTTTATGCAGGCTGAATCCTTTATCTGAAATCCGGCCTCAAGAAAAAGTGAATGTTCCTTCATGATCCTAATAAAAAACAAGTGAAGTTCCAGTGATATTACTGCATAATCTTTCATCTATATATCCATTAAGTTTTTTATATTATATGAAATAAGACAGCAAATGGTCTCTTTTGGATCCATATCCTACCCTGCATGAATTTTCTCTCTTATTTTTAGGGTGACTGCTGGCTATTTTTCTTTCTGTTTGTTACAATAGTACATGTAAATAACCACAAAGGAAGGAAATGCATATGCGTCTGGAAAAAATACAAAATCTTCTGAAAGAAAAATCCCTGGAGTTTCAATATAATGAGGTGGGCGGCTGCGGCAGCCTGGACTTTGATTACAGAGGTGTCCCTTATCACATCTGGGAATACCAGGAAAACGGCTGGGGCGTGGAGACGAATGTGAAACACGGGGGATGCAATGAGGATCTTACCGGTGACTATGAAGAAGAAATCCTTCAGGTCATGAAAGACTGGTGAATAACAGCCTCCCGCGTGATCTCTATTATCATGAACGAAAAAACGGGCTCATATGAGTCCGTTTTCCGTGTCCAGTCCAAACTGGCCTGCAGCCCTGTTTCCATTCGCTTAATTTACACTTGTTACAATAAGAATACAAGCCATCAACATAGTAGTCAGGTCAACCACATAGTTTATCATATCCCCCAATTGTTTATTTTGGGGATTCTTCTTCATTTCTTTCAGCTTAGCTTTCAAATCATCAAATTCATGTTTTGATAAATATTGGTTCAAATTCTTTGTTTTGCTTAAAATGTACACAAGAGATATATCGTGAGGAGAAATTTCGTCTTTCGCCACCTCCGCCTTCATGATTCCGGCCAATGCATCCTTGTAGCTTCTATCAGGAATATATACGGCTTTATTACCGAACAAGCCGCCTTCTTTTTTCACTGCTGCACCATCTTCAAGCAGAGATTCACCAATCTCTGATAGTAGTTGTTTGATCCTGCTGCCTGTTGAAACTGCATAATCACTCATCAATTTTTCCGTGGACCGCCAGAGAAAACCAGGGAGAAGCGGAGGTGCCGGGAGGGGCGGCGGGGGTGTATCTGTGGCAGCGCGGTTAAGTGGAGGGTTCTGTGAGATCCACCAATTACAGAGACTTAGGCGAGAGCCCATTGGCGAACGTCTTAGTCGCAGTTATTGGTCAGCTCACAGGTTCCGCAACGTCGAGCGGCCACAGATACACCCCCGCCGCCCCTCCCGGCACCTCCGCTTCTCCCGTCCCCTACGCAAAAAAATATTTTTTTCCCTATTGACTTTTCCCTCCCATCATGCTATGATACAAAAAGTGATTAATTTGAATTTAGAGCCGACCAGACAATGATTCCATTTAATTCATTGCTGTGTTGGCTTTTTTCTATTTTATTACGACCAAATATTATATATGGAGGTACTGATTATGAATAACGGTACAGTGAAATGGTTTAACGCTCAGAAGGGATACGGATTTATTACTGATTCCAATACAGGAGAGGATGTATTCGTACATTTTTCCGCTATTGTTTCCAATGGTTTCAAAAGCCTTGACGAAGGACAGAGAGTAACATTTGATACAGAGCAGGATCCGAAAGACAGCAGAAAACTGAAAGCAGTTAATGTTTGTGCAGCATAATTCCTGATTGCATGAAAAGAGGCCGTGCAGCCAAATGCACGGCCTCTTTTTTAACCATCTTTTCTTCCCTTATCTGTACACTTTCCCATACCGGAAATAAATCTTCTTATACCAAGGCAGTCTCTCATAAATAGCAGAGCAGACCTTCTTATACACACGCCGTGCATCTCTCCCCTGCATTCCGGACAATTCCTCATTGCCGAAACTCTCCTGAAGGGCAGCCCTCTGTATCTGTCCGGCTTCTTTTTTAGTGACAGACGGTACTGCATTTGACAGACTTTCTGAAAATCTGCCCCCATGGCCTCTATACACGCCAAAAAACCAGAAATGCCAGGATAAATACCATAACCGAAGAAGAGCGGTAAAGGCCTGCCAGATAAAAAAACAAAAGAAGTACCAGTGTTATCAGCAATTTTCTCATCTGTCATCTCCCCTTAAAAAACGGCTGCTCCTCACGCTCCAGTATCTCGGCCTGCACATTTTCTTTTTCCGCGCCGTCCATACGCGCCCTGGTTCCAAGCCTCACTCTGTGATTGACCACAGGAATGAACTGGGCGGACACATCCGCAGGGGATACAAAGTCATCCCCCGCTATCCAGGCCGTGACCTTGGCCATACGGACCAGTGATTTCTGGAGTTTCTGCAAAAAAATCTCTCCTGAATTCGTAGAATTAATAATTGGTATCACAGGAATAATAAAATCAAAGAATTTCGTCCGGTCTGTATCCGTAAATATATCATCCCTGATTGCATAAACAAAATTATCATAATGCAAGTAAGGACGGGACCTACAACATATAGGCTCCGTCCTTAACACTACTAACATATGTTAGATCTGTTTATCTTCTTCCTATTAACTTAAACAACCTTAATTTTGATATGCGCTCATGATTTCCTCTGCAGTAAGCGTTCCATCATATACCTTAACATCATCAAATCTTGCATTTCTCACATCTTCATCATTCCAGATAAATCCGCTTCCTACAGATACATTTACAGCCTTCTGTATGCTGGCTGCATTAGAAGCATCAAAGCAGGAGGCGATGTTCTTTTTCTCTTCTCCAACCAATTGTCCGTTAAGATAAACTTTAATGCCGTCAGGGTTGACTGTATAGACAATGTGTTCCCACTGGTCTCTGACACCGTTGCTGGTAAGAAGCTCGCCCTGCACATCGCTGTATCCGTTGGCGTTGATACGAGCAATCAGGTTGACACCGATACGGGTCATAGGATAATTGGGAGCAGTGGCGCTGTTGTCTGCTTCAAACAAAGCACTGTGTTCCCAGGAGTCTGCGGAGATCTTGGCCCACATGCTGACGGAATAGCCCCGTTCTGTAACTGTGGAGAAAGTATCTTCCGGAAGTCTCAGGAAGTTTACACCTTTGGCGCCCGCTTCATTGGTAATCTCCAAAACATTTCCTCTCTCAGAATCGTCCACCAAAGCGGCGGTTCCCATTAAGGAAGCATTTCCGCTTTTTGCAGATGCTTCAGTGGGAGAAAGTCCCCCTTCAGAGGCCGGAGTTTCAAAATCAAAGCCGTAAATCAAAGAGGCTCTGGCCCTTACCGTAATATTATACTCTTTGTTCACAGAGGCTGTGCCAAAGGATACGGTGGCCGTAAGGGTCACAACGGTTTCCTCCTGGGGAGGCTGTACATTGCCGCTTTCATCCATTACAGAGGAATTGGAGGAAGACCAGGTTACCTCTGCGCCCATAACGGAAGTGGGCAGTGTGATACTTTCTGCTGTTGCAGAGGGGATATAGGTATCAAGAGAAGCTGCGGCTGCGTTTACCCGGTTTTCATCAGAGTTGGGCATCATACTTCCCCATACAGAAGTATTGTCATTTCCAAAGGCTGAGAAAGTCATAACAGACTGGGGAGAACCAGCCTCGTTTGTCTGCTGGAAAAAGACTCCTTTGTATACGATGTCTCCTATATTTAAGGTGAGATAATCATATCCTAAATCATTCCCCTGAGCGTCGGAAGCACCGGTTTTTGTCCAGTTTCCGGTGTAGTCCCCGGAAACTGTTCCGTCTTCGTTTAAATTTACAAACTGTGTAGTCAGCATGTTCCCGCTGGAATCCGTTCCGTGGTTGATAAATTCATAGGAACCGATTACCTGAGAATTCTCATAATGGGCAATTTCTTCGCCGGTGTATTCGTACACTGCAGTTACCGGCCACTGGTCCTGATTGAGGAACTGCTGATGGATGCGCAGTTCGTGCTGCTCTGTCTGAGGGGAAATATTGAAGCGCTGGTGATGCACCAGGTAATGAGCCCCGTCATCATCAATCAGAGCAGAGTTATGTCCGGCTGCTTTTTTGCCTAACTGGTCATAAAACTCATAATTGCCCATCAGCTTAATACCATAGGAGGAATTTCCGGAACCGCTGTTTGCTGCATTGTTTCCTGCTGCGTCCAGATAGGGACCCATGACATTCTCTGAGCGGAAAAGCCGCATGTTATAACCTCCGTCTGCGGTAAGGCCGCCGTAGGTTTCGTACAGATAATAATATTCGGTTGCCTCATCATAGAGAATATAAGGAGCTTCTCCGGACTGATGATTCCCTCCCGCAATATGGGTTCCGAAATACCGGTCCGTGTAATTTCCCGATACTTCATCTACAGAATCCACACCAGGATAATAGGCTTCTCCTGTGGCCGGATTTAATTCCAGAATAAATAATCCGCCGGACCAGGAGCCGTAGGTCATATACAGGTGTTCCCCCTGTGCATCAAAAAATACCGTTGGGTCAATAGCGTTAGGTGCATAGTTGTTGTCCCAGTCTCCGTTGTCAGTAAACCAGTTGTCGCTGACTTCGCTGATTCCGCCGTTTTCCGGGCCTAATTCTACCAGTTCTTTCAGGTTTAGATAATCGTTATCCCATTTTGTGTTTCTGGTACTGTTTCCATCCGGATTTCCGTTGGTGGTAAAGCCGGAATAAATCAGGGTGTCTATGTAGTCATAGGGTCCATCCATTTCTTTGGAGACCATGTAGCCGATACAGGAACGTCTCCAGGTGGAGGAGGTACACAGGTAAATCATGTAAGCGCCTTTGCTGCCGTCTTCCCACTCATACTGAGGGTTATAGACAATGTCCGGAGCCCAGACTGCATAATTTCCACCGCTGCAGTCACCGTCATCATATCCGGCCCATTGGAAAGGTTCCGCAAAAGTTTCCTGAAGGTTTCCATAGAAAGGCGCTGCGGAGGTATCTCCATAGTCTGTGCTTATCTGTTCCCAGTCGATTAAGTCTTCAGAACTGGCGGAGGCGATATGGGAGCCTAAGACATAATAAGTGTCATCCACGGGATCCTTGAAAATAGAAGGGTCATGTACAGAGACACGGGAAGCCGGTGGAGCAGCTGAAACCGTTTCTGGCAAAGAAGCGGGAATGAGTGTTACAGCAAATACTGCTGTGACTATCCCAGAAAAGATTTTTTTCAATTTCTCTCTTTTTTTCATACATTTGTCATGCGAATCATTTCGATGAAAGCATCATTTTGCATGTCCTCCTTTTTTATTTGCTTTCAGGGAAGCACAGCTAGATGATCCCCTGCAGGATTGTGATCACGGATATTATAAAATTCTAGCATGTGACTTCTATCCTTATTATAAAATCAACTTTGTTTAATTTCAATAATTTTCTTATTGTTTTTCACTTCATTTTTGTCTACTTTTGTCATATATTGTCGATAAAGCTATAAAGACAATATGTTTCAGTTTTATTATCTAATGAGTAATGCGTATATAGACTATAATGTATCTGTTCTCTCTTTGGGCTTACATTTCTTGTAAAATTCCTCATATCCACATTTCTTCTAAAATTTCGTCGATTGTGTCTTCCATCCGTTCATATTTTCGTCTTATACCATTTCATTAAGAATTTCAACTTATATAGGAAGTATTTCTATCCAATATTCTACCAAGCAGTAGTTATTTTTCAAAAATCAAGTCAATCTTTCGCAGACATCCATTTGCTCCTACCTCCGTAGGAATAAATCCTACATATCTATATCCATCACTCGCATATCTGCTAATAATTCCTTGATATTCCGAAATAGAGGAAAAGACAACCCCTTTAGCCAAATAATCGACATTTACATACTCATATTTTTTCATTATAAATCACCTCATTATTCTTGCTTACTATTACAAACGCCTTTAAGCTAATTATTATCTTTATTGTAAAAAATCTTGTAGCTTATTCTATACATTACATAGTCCCACAAAAGCGCTATAATGGGAAAACAACACAGCAATACAAAAATTGATTTTTCTGTCAGTTCAATTCCTAATGCCCCTAAAAGCTGATATATCACCCAACAAAGACCGATTGGCAACAAAAAAGATACTAAAAGAAGCATTCTTCCCTTTTCTGCTCCAAATTTATATACAAGCGGAATTGATATTCCCCCAAAAATCATAGCTATCACTAATGCAGCCAATGTTAAAAATAACAATTCGCATAAGGTTGACAAACTAAAATCTATAATTTTGGTAATTCTCCCTCCTACAGTTCCAATAACCAATCCAGTCAAAGCACCACAGGCAGAGAAAATAAATAAAGTTACAAACTTTGCTAATACAATATTTTTTTTAGAAATAGGTAGTATCAACGCATACCTTATCCAATTAGAATTATCATCAAATGAAAATGTAGTTACAATCATCATGCTACATAAAATCGAACATATAAATATATAGCTACTTACACCAGAAAAAGGAATGATAGCAACTGCAAAAATGATGAGAATAAATAACATAGATTTGGTATTATGACCAATATTATACAAATCCTTTAAAATTAGACTTTTCATCATTTTTACTCTCCCTTCACATATAACAAAAGAATATCTTCTAGTGTAATATCTTTGACTTTTAAGCCGTATTTATCTTTTATTTTATCTCTATCAGCCACCAATACCTTCCAACTAGAAACTCTATTTTGACTAACAAGGACATCTTCTTTAGCTAATAAATTAAAATCTTTTGTTTCACATTCTATAATCCCGTACTGATTCAATAATTCCTTTTTGGATTTACAGAAAAGCAATTTACCCTCATGGATAAAAGTAATATAATCAGCTACTTTTTCTAAATCCGTCGTAATATGTGAAGACATCAATATAGAATTCTCGCCGTTTTGTACAAATTCTAAAAACACTTCCAAAATATCGTAACGTACAATCGGATCAAGACCACTGGTAGCCTCATCTAAAATTAATAATTTGGGGTTATGAGAAAGTGCTACCGCAATACACAATTTCATTTTTGTTCCTTTTGACAATGTTTTTATTTCTTTATCTGCAGGTATATTAAACCGCTCTAAATAGCCCGTATATGCAGCTGTATCCCATTTTGTATAAGCCGCTTTTGCAATATTTCCAACTTTTTTAGGGGTAAGTGTTTCATAAAAATTAATTCCATCAAACACAACTCCTATATCTTCTTTAAGCTTTTTATTTTCTGTCAATTTCTGTCCCCAAAAAGTTACAGTTCCACTATCGGCCTTTATTAAATTAAGTATAGAATTAATTGTAGTACTTTTACCAGCCCCATTTTCACCAACTAATCCCATAATTTTACCTTTAGGTATTTCAAAGGAAATATTTCTCAGCTCAAATCCTGGATAAGATTTTGACAATTGATTTACCACTAAAGTACTATTCATCTGACCAACTCCACAATTATAGATTTCTCATTTTGAACATTCTTTCCGCCATATCATAATATTGTCTTATTTTATTTACTTCAACATGTTTAATCCTCATACTAGGACGGTCAACCCTCAATTTTGAATTTTCTGAAACGATCAATTCAGCACCATATTCTCTCAGTTTTTTGCGCAGTTCTGTTCCTGGATATGGCGTATTAATTGCAAATAATATATTTGCTTCAAACTTATCCTGTAATGACTTTGCTTTCATCAAGGTCTCTTCAATTGTTTCACAAGTATCTGCATGATGTCCAATCATAACAGATACATTTGTCTTAATTCCACACTGATATGCAATTTCTACTGCATTATATACCTGTTGAAATGTAATATGCTTGTTAATTGTTTTCAGAATTTCGTCATTACCACTCTCCATGCCAAATTGTATCATTCTGCATCCGGCAGCTTTCATTTTTAATAACAGCTCTTCCTTTACAATATCTGCCCTTGATTCACATCCCCATGAAAATTCCATATTTTTTTCCTGTTGATAGTTTATAATAAGCTCACAAAATTCTTTTGTCCGTTGAGGTTTCAATGTAAAGGTATCATCGATAATAAAAAAATCCGTCATGGAATATTGTTTGTTTAGTTCAACCACTTCAGTATATATATCTTGGGCGCTTCTCATGATAACTTTGTTTCCCCAGAATGCATGAGATGAGCAAAATATACACCTTCCAGGGCACCCTCTTGCTGTTGAAATTGTAAATGGGTAACTATATCTTTTTAAATTTAAGAATCTTCTATCAGGATAGGGCAGCACATCTAAATTGTTGATTCTCTTAATTTTATTTTTTAGAACGACGTTATTCTTTTTATATACTAACCCAGATATATCTTCTACTGCAACCTTTTGTTTTTTTATTTTCCAGTTACAAAAATTAAGAAATGCCTCTTCTCCCTCTCCTCTAATAAGATAGTCAAACCCTATATCCAGCATCTTGCCATATTCAAAAGTTGCGCAATGCCCCCCTCCTATGATGATAACACCAGGCAATATCTCTTTTATCTTCTTTATAAGCATATTCTGTATTTTCCAGGATTCAACATAAGTTGCAAAGCCAACGATTTTAGGCGCACTGATTGATAAAGATTCAACGAATTCTTCCATCTCAAACAATTCTACAGCTAAATCAATAAAACTCACTTTAAATCCATGCTGCTCCAAATAGGTCGCAATGTACAGTTGCCCTAATGGTGGCATTGAGCTTAAAGTTGATAATTTCTCTCTATATTTTATCGTCCTGTCAAGAGGTACATTTATTAATAAAACATCCGAATCTTTTTTAATTTTCATATACACTTATCCCTATTTATTCATCAAAGAAAATTTTTTTAATATTCTTTTTCTTTATTGCGCAGTCAGTAGCAATTGCATTTATATGAGAACCTTCTAATATATTTTTAGCCCTGCAGCCTCCCAAACAAATACACCATGCAAAACAATTCCTACACTTGTCTGAAATAATCTGATCCGAATAGTCCTTTTCTCTGCTTTTCAGATATTCGTCAAGGCTGTGATAGTAATACTCAGTTTCCTGTAACCTATGACAAGGAAATACCCGATTGTTAATATCAATATATAGTTCTTCCAGACCTATTCCACAATGCTTCTTTTTCTGGAGATTGCTAATACTATTCTGGCAAAATCCCCTATACATTATGATAGAAAAATAATTACTACGCTTTTTAATTCGGTTATTTTTCCACGAATTTAAAAATGTATTATTTTGATAAAGCTCCACTAAACAAGCTTCATCGTCTATATCATAATCATCTAAAAAAATCCCAGCCATCCCAAGATCAAAAGCCTGCTGCTGCATATCATTTAATACTTTTACGTTTTCGCCAGTTATTTTCAATCCCAGATAACATGTAATGGAATTGGATATACAATCTTTTATACACTCGAGAAAGTTTCTATAATAACCCGGATATGTTAATTTATCATTTTGAAATTCATCACTATGGACTAATGGAATTATAAATTTAATTTTCTTATTATTGCAACACAATCGGAGCAAATCTAGGGATAGCTTATTTGGCTTAATTCTAGTATATACCAAAAAACGGTTGTATTCCATCGTAACAGAAAGAATATCGTATATTTTTTTACTGTCTAACTCTTCACAGTTTAGAAACAACATAATCTCTTTTTCTTGAGAAGCAGCAGCTACTTTATCAAGAATTTTTCTTGTATCTTTTATACTTCTTTCCAAACGCCCCTTAGCCACTTCAAGGTATAGTCGGTTAATTCCACGAATACATCTATCTGTATTTCTTTTATATTCACGTTTTAGAACAACCATTTTATTTAGAATTAAGTGTTCAATAAAGTCATTGACGTATGTTTCGACCACATTTTCTGGCAAATCATATTCTTCTGAAATTTCACAAATAATTTCACTTATTGATTTATTACCATCCAATTTATCTAAAATGGATTTACCAGATTCGTTTGCCCATATTACTTGGCAGTCTGTATTATTGTATAATAAAATTCTGTCTTTTAATTGCATCGTGTTAAAATGATTCTTGTCAAAAATATAAAACTCATTATTATCCATCAATATTTCACCCCCGTTACTGTACTAATTTCTGCCCTTCACCTAAGTAATATCTTAACTGATTAATTGACAAATGACTTGTATTTATAATTGGTGAGTTCAAAAGATATTTTTCCCATTGGTCTGTTTTGATTTCAATTCCCAGTTCTTTTCTTTTTTCAAATTGTTCTGTTCCTGGGAAAGGTGTATTCACACTGCATACTACACGTGCCCCATAATCATCACTTAAATGTTTTGCAAACGCAATAGTTTTCTTAACCGTTTCCTCTGTATCAAAAGCGTGGCCTACAATATATGACACCTGAATATGCATATTATACTTTGCAGCACAAATAACAGCATTTTCTATCTGCTCTATTGTCACATGTTTTTTTATCTTTCTTAAAATTTCATTATCAGCGCTCTCCATACCAAACTGAATCTTATGACAGCCCGATTCATAAAGAATTTTAATAAATTCCTCATTTATAACATCTGCTCTTGATTCGCAACCCCATACAAAAGAAATACCAGATTCTCTTAACATCTTGCAAAATTCTAGGCAACGCTTTCTTGATGCCGTAAATGTGTCATCTGTAATGTAAAAGATATTTGAACCATATCTATTATAAATATCTATTACTTCATCATACACACTTTTTGCGGAACGCATAATTACACCTTTACCCCAAAAAGATTTTGAAGAACAAAAGATACATTGACCAGGGCATCCTCTGGATGTCGAAATAGTATATGGCAAAACATATTTCTCCCTCTTAATAAGTGCTCTATTTGGGAACGGTAATAAATCCAAGTCTTTTATTCTGTCAACATTTTGGTTAGCAACTACCTTTCCTTCTGAACCTTTATAGCATAATCCCTTTATATTTTCTTTTTCCTCTGTTCCTCGTATTACATAATCACATAACTGGCAAAATGCGTATTCCCCCTCACCTCGCAAAACAAAATCCGTCATGCTTTCTCTTAAAATCTGCTCGTTGCAGAAGGTGGCAAAAGCACCTCCAGCAGCAATCACTATGTTGGGATGTTTTTCTTTTATCCTTCTACATAATACTTTTTGTACCTTCCATGCTTCGTTATATGTACTCATCCCAATAATCGAAGGATTATATTCCTCAATGATTTTAAAAAATTCCTCTTCGTTTAAACATTCGACCGCCAAATCAATCAACTTTACTGTATAATTATTCTTCTCTAAATATGTTCCAATATACATAATACCTAATGGCGGCATTGAATTACCTTCTGCTAATTTCTTTTTATACCATGTTCCCGTAGGAAGATTTAATAACAAAACATCTACCTTACTCATTTTCCCTCCATATCAGCCAAACAATGTATTAAATTCATCTGACTCATTTTTTATACCTACCATACCCTGTTCTTCTAATTCACTCAGTATATGAACTAAACGATCCTTTGGTACGATGTCAGCCACCTTCTGGATTAATTCCTCTATACATATTTCATCGTCAATGGCTAACCAAATCTTTGAATAGGTTTTATTTAATATGACAGTTTTTCCTCGTATGGTTATCACCTGAATTAGTCCATCTTCTCTCTCATACCAACTAGCACATTCAATCGTTATAATCTTCATCTATCTATCACCTCAATAGTTATCTCATATATATTAATATAGGCAGCAATATACTAACAATTATTAAATCACTTCAAAACTATTATCCTGGAATCCCTGGTCCGGGAATCATAACAGTTACAATCGCTCCAGTTACACCACTGGCAACACTTCCTACTACAGTTTCCGCATATGAACCTCCTGTAATTTGTGTATCATTAATCTCCTCTGCACCAATCTTTTTTGCTTCTGGCGTCTCAAAAATTCCTTTTGTTTCTTCTGTCTTTAACATAATCGTTCCTCCCTATTATCTAAATTTTCTAATTCTAAAATCTTAATCAACCTGGAATTCCTGGTCCGGGAATCATAACAGTTACAATCGCTCCAGACACACCACTGGCAACTCCACCAACTACCGCTTCTGCATAGGATCCGCCTACTGCTTCTGCATCATTAATTTCATCTAATCCTACTTTTTTTGCTT includes the following:
- a CDS encoding ABC transporter ATP-binding protein; this translates as MNSTLVVNQLSKSYPGFELRNISFEIPKGKIMGLVGENGAGKSTTINSILNLIKADSGTVTFWGQKLTENKKLKEDIGVVFDGINFYETLTPKKVGNIAKAAYTKWDTAAYTGYLERFNIPADKEIKTLSKGTKMKLCIAVALSHNPKLLILDEATSGLDPIVRYDILEVFLEFVQNGENSILMSSHITTDLEKVADYITFIHEGKLLFCKSKKELLNQYGIIECETKDFNLLAKEDVLVSQNRVSSWKVLVADRDKIKDKYGLKVKDITLEDILLLYVKGE
- a CDS encoding B12-binding domain-containing radical SAM protein, with translation MKIKKDSDVLLINVPLDRTIKYREKLSTLSSMPPLGQLYIATYLEQHGFKVSFIDLAVELFEMEEFVESLSISAPKIVGFATYVESWKIQNMLIKKIKEILPGVIIIGGGHCATFEYGKMLDIGFDYLIRGEGEEAFLNFCNWKIKKQKVAVEDISGLVYKKNNVVLKNKIKRINNLDVLPYPDRRFLNLKRYSYPFTISTARGCPGRCIFCSSHAFWGNKVIMRSAQDIYTEVVELNKQYSMTDFFIIDDTFTLKPQRTKEFCELIINYQQEKNMEFSWGCESRADIVKEELLLKMKAAGCRMIQFGMESGNDEILKTINKHITFQQVYNAVEIAYQCGIKTNVSVMIGHHADTCETIEETLMKAKSLQDKFEANILFAINTPYPGTELRKKLREYGAELIVSENSKLRVDRPSMRIKHVEVNKIRQYYDMAERMFKMRNL
- a CDS encoding PqqD family peptide modification chaperone; its protein translation is MDNNEFYIFDKNHFNTMQLKDRILLYNNTDCQVIWANESGKSILDKLDGNKSISEIICEISEEYDLPENVVETYVNDFIEHLILNKMVVLKREYKRNTDRCIRGINRLYLEVAKGRLERSIKDTRKILDKVAAASQEKEIMLFLNCEELDSKKIYDILSVTMEYNRFLVYTRIKPNKLSLDLLRLCCNNKKIKFIIPLVHSDEFQNDKLTYPGYYRNFLECIKDCISNSITCYLGLKITGENVKVLNDMQQQAFDLGMAGIFLDDYDIDDEACLVELYQNNTFLNSWKNNRIKKRSNYFSIIMYRGFCQNSISNLQKKKHCGIGLEELYIDINNRVFPCHRLQETEYYYHSLDEYLKSREKDYSDQIISDKCRNCFAWCICLGGCRAKNILEGSHINAIATDCAIKKKNIKKIFFDE
- a CDS encoding B12-binding domain-containing radical SAM protein encodes the protein MSKVDVLLLNLPTGTWYKKKLAEGNSMPPLGIMYIGTYLEKNNYTVKLIDLAVECLNEEEFFKIIEEYNPSIIGMSTYNEAWKVQKVLCRRIKEKHPNIVIAAGGAFATFCNEQILRESMTDFVLRGEGEYAFCQLCDYVIRGTEEKENIKGLCYKGSEGKVVANQNVDRIKDLDLLPFPNRALIKREKYVLPYTISTSRGCPGQCIFCSSKSFWGKGVIMRSAKSVYDEVIDIYNRYGSNIFYITDDTFTASRKRCLEFCKMLRESGISFVWGCESRADVINEEFIKILYESGCHKIQFGMESADNEILRKIKKHVTIEQIENAVICAAKYNMHIQVSYIVGHAFDTEETVKKTIAFAKHLSDDYGARVVCSVNTPFPGTEQFEKRKELGIEIKTDQWEKYLLNSPIINTSHLSINQLRYYLGEGQKLVQ